One genomic region from Pogoniulus pusillus isolate bPogPus1 chromosome 40, bPogPus1.pri, whole genome shotgun sequence encodes:
- the MLX gene encoding max-like protein X isoform X2: MVSAFQGWARELRRLQAVAAGAAPWRSVPVSARLRRQPRAGTPTHGYLPKDKAFILPPLRLSPIAGTSTAGHKRSRGTSGTPAARAAVMHHRGVRLIATSRSTPGCGAGAPCWLGGAAQAERRVRSGRPLLARGSGAGRAEVRSGRPLLARGSGAGCVSRGPLRQTGAGGRWRSRPAPRRRIRGGRWTQPAATMAWTQRSSWRTPGRGTLCHEPTASAPPAPPLSPTQMMRTVTTTRSPARSRTRTSAGGHTPRRSASGEMPSRKATMTCRPSSPPVSSRISP, encoded by the exons ATGGTGTCGGCCTTCCAGGGCTGGGCGCGGGAGCTGCGCAGGCTGCAGGCGGTCGCGGCGGGAGCCGCTCCCTGGCGCTCGGTTCCGGTTTCGGCGAGGCTCCGCCGTCAGCCCCGCGCGGGCACTCCCACTCACGGTTATTTGCCTAAAGACAAAGCATTTATTTTGCCACCCCTTCGGCTGTCGCCCATCGCTGGCACAAGCACCGCAGGACACAAACGGAGCCGGGGAACGTCCGGTACCCCGGCAGCGAGAGCCGCTGTAATGCATCACCGTGGCGTCAGGCTCATTGCAACGTCACGGAGCACGCCCGGGTGCGGAGCGGGCGCCCCCTGCTGGCTCGGGGGAGCGGCGCAGGCAGAGCGGAGGGTGCGGAGCGGGCGCCCCCTGCTGGCTCGGGGGAGCGGCGCAGGCAGAGCGGAGGTGCGGAGCGGGCGCCCCCTGCTGGCTCGGGGGAGCGGCGCGGGCTGTGTTTCCCGTGGGCCCCTGCGGCAGACCGGGGCGGGCGGAAGATGGCGGAGCCGCCCGGCGCCGCGGCGGAGGATTCGTGGGGGAAG GTGGACGCAGCCTGCAGCGACAATGGCCTGGACTCAG CGCTCTTCGTGGAGAACGCCAGGAAGGGGAACATTGTGTCACGAGCCAACAGCATCGGCTCCACCAGCGCCTCCTCTGTCCCCAACACAG ATGATGAGGACAGTGACTACCACCAGGAGCCCTGCAAGGAGTCGTACAAGGACCAGCGCCGGCGGGCACACACCCAGGCGGAGCGCAAGCGGCGAGATGCCATCAAG aaAGGCTACGATGACTTGCAGGCCATCGTCCCcacctgtgagcagcaggatttCTCCATAG
- the MLX gene encoding max-like protein X isoform X1, whose product MVSAFQGWARELRRLQAVAAGAAPWRSVPVSARLRRQPRAGTPTHGYLPKDKAFILPPLRLSPIAGTSTAGHKRSRGTSGTPAARAAVMHHRGVRLIATSRSTPGCGAGAPCWLGGAAQAERRVRSGRPLLARGSGAGRAEVRSGRPLLARGSGAGCVSRGPLRQTGAGGRWRSRPAPRRRIRGGRWTQPAATMAWTQRSSWRTPGRGTLCHEPTASAPPAPPLSPTQEPCKESYKDQRRRAHTQAERKRRDAIKKGYDDLQAIVPTCEQQDFSIGSQKLSKAIVLQKTIDYIQFLHKEKKKQEEEVSTLRKDVMALKIMKVNYEQIVKAHQDNPSEGKDQVSDEMKFNVFQGIMDSLFQSFNASISVTSFQELSACVFSWIEEHCKPQTLRDIVIGVLHQLKSQLY is encoded by the exons ATGGTGTCGGCCTTCCAGGGCTGGGCGCGGGAGCTGCGCAGGCTGCAGGCGGTCGCGGCGGGAGCCGCTCCCTGGCGCTCGGTTCCGGTTTCGGCGAGGCTCCGCCGTCAGCCCCGCGCGGGCACTCCCACTCACGGTTATTTGCCTAAAGACAAAGCATTTATTTTGCCACCCCTTCGGCTGTCGCCCATCGCTGGCACAAGCACCGCAGGACACAAACGGAGCCGGGGAACGTCCGGTACCCCGGCAGCGAGAGCCGCTGTAATGCATCACCGTGGCGTCAGGCTCATTGCAACGTCACGGAGCACGCCCGGGTGCGGAGCGGGCGCCCCCTGCTGGCTCGGGGGAGCGGCGCAGGCAGAGCGGAGGGTGCGGAGCGGGCGCCCCCTGCTGGCTCGGGGGAGCGGCGCAGGCAGAGCGGAGGTGCGGAGCGGGCGCCCCCTGCTGGCTCGGGGGAGCGGCGCGGGCTGTGTTTCCCGTGGGCCCCTGCGGCAGACCGGGGCGGGCGGAAGATGGCGGAGCCGCCCGGCGCCGCGGCGGAGGATTCGTGGGGGAAG GTGGACGCAGCCTGCAGCGACAATGGCCTGGACTCAG CGCTCTTCGTGGAGAACGCCAGGAAGGGGAACATTGTGTCACGAGCCAACAGCATCGGCTCCACCAGCGCCTCCTCTGTCCCCAACACAG GAGCCCTGCAAGGAGTCGTACAAGGACCAGCGCCGGCGGGCACACACCCAGGCGGAGCGCAAGCGGCGAGATGCCATCAAG aaAGGCTACGATGACTTGCAGGCCATCGTCCCcacctgtgagcagcaggatttCTCCATAGGCTCCCAGAAGCTGAGCAAGGCTATTGTGCTCCAGAAAA CCATTGACTACATCCAGTTCCTGcacaaggagaaaaagaagcaagaggaggaagtttCTACCCTTAGAAAAGATGTGATGGCCTTGAAGATCATGAAAGT GAACTATGAGCAGATTGTGAAAGCTCATCAGGACAACCCAAGTGAAGGCAAGGACCAGGTCTCTGACGAGATGAAGTTCAACGTTTTCCAAGGCATTATGGATTCTTTGTTTCAGTCTTTCAACGCCTCCATCTCAGTGACAAGTTTTCAGGAGCTCTCAGCTTGTGTCTTCAGCTGGATTGAGGAGCACTGCAAGCCCCAG ACACTGCGGGACATCGTGATCGGGGTCCTGCACCAGCTGAAGAGTCAACTCTACTGa
- the MLX gene encoding max-like protein X isoform X3 codes for MAEPPGAAAEDSWGKVDAACSDNGLDSALFVENARKGNIVSRANSIGSTSASSVPNTDDEDSDYHQEPCKESYKDQRRRAHTQAERKRRDAIKKGYDDLQAIVPTCEQQDFSIGSQKLSKAIVLQKTIDYIQFLHKEKKKQEEEVSTLRKDVMALKIMKVNYEQIVKAHQDNPSEGKDQVSDEMKFNVFQGIMDSLFQSFNASISVTSFQELSACVFSWIEEHCKPQTLRDIVIGVLHQLKSQLY; via the exons ATGGCGGAGCCGCCCGGCGCCGCGGCGGAGGATTCGTGGGGGAAG GTGGACGCAGCCTGCAGCGACAATGGCCTGGACTCAG CGCTCTTCGTGGAGAACGCCAGGAAGGGGAACATTGTGTCACGAGCCAACAGCATCGGCTCCACCAGCGCCTCCTCTGTCCCCAACACAG ATGATGAGGACAGTGACTACCACCAGGAGCCCTGCAAGGAGTCGTACAAGGACCAGCGCCGGCGGGCACACACCCAGGCGGAGCGCAAGCGGCGAGATGCCATCAAG aaAGGCTACGATGACTTGCAGGCCATCGTCCCcacctgtgagcagcaggatttCTCCATAGGCTCCCAGAAGCTGAGCAAGGCTATTGTGCTCCAGAAAA CCATTGACTACATCCAGTTCCTGcacaaggagaaaaagaagcaagaggaggaagtttCTACCCTTAGAAAAGATGTGATGGCCTTGAAGATCATGAAAGT GAACTATGAGCAGATTGTGAAAGCTCATCAGGACAACCCAAGTGAAGGCAAGGACCAGGTCTCTGACGAGATGAAGTTCAACGTTTTCCAAGGCATTATGGATTCTTTGTTTCAGTCTTTCAACGCCTCCATCTCAGTGACAAGTTTTCAGGAGCTCTCAGCTTGTGTCTTCAGCTGGATTGAGGAGCACTGCAAGCCCCAG ACACTGCGGGACATCGTGATCGGGGTCCTGCACCAGCTGAAGAGTCAACTCTACTGa
- the PSMC3IP gene encoding homologous-pairing protein 2 homolog, which produces MSKGREGSAAGGGGAAAVLLRYLREQNRPYSAQDAFGNLQREHGLGKAAVVKALEQLAQQGRIREKAYGKQKIYFADQEQLPAASDAELRSLDEQIAALSAKVQALQQSCRQMEAELKDLNSSMTTPEMAKELEELRKDCRSYTEKLERIKSATNHVSPEEKEKVCSEQQLYCKEWRRRKRMATELLDAILEGYPKSKKQFFEEVGIETDEDHNVRLPTAP; this is translated from the exons ATGAGCAAAGGCCGCGAGGGCTCCGCGGCGGGCG GAGGGGGCGCTGCCGCCGTGCTGCTGCGGTACCTGCGGGAGCAGAACCGGCCCTACAGCGCCCAGGATGCCTTCGGGAACCTGCAGCGGGAGCACGGGCTGGGCAAGGCG GCCGTGGTGAAGGCGCTGGAGCAGCTGGCGCAGCAGGGTCGCATCCGCGAGAAGGCCTACGGGAAGCAGAAGATCTACTTCGCCGACCAG GAGCAGCTCCCGGCCGCCAGCGACGCGGAGCTCCGCAGCCTGGACGAGCAGATCGCCGCTCTCTCCGCCAAGGTACAGgcgctgcagcagagctgccggCAGATGGAGGCAG AGCTGAAGGACCTGAACAGCTCCATGACAACACCGGAGATGGCCAAAGAGCttgaggagctgaggaaggactgcaGGAGTTACACCGAGAAACTGGAGAGGATTAAGTCTGCCACCAACCATGTGTCCccggaggagaaagagaag GTCTGCAGCGAGCAGCAGCTGTACTGCAAGGAGTGGCGGAGGAGGAAGCGGATG GCAACCGAGCTGCTGGATGCCATCCTGGAGGGGTACCCCAAGAGCAAGAAGCAATTCTTT GAGGAGGTTGGGATAGAGACAGACGAGGACCACAAcgtcaggctgcccacagctccctga
- the RETREG3 gene encoding reticulophagy regulator 3 encodes MAAAGPGGPGERQRRVQALSAALRDRLGPYEPLLSAAQAALVWERPGRSALWWAAAHGLFWFFALTSLRLLFLVSLTLMVVVCLDQWKHKIWPEIGVARPGELDNESWGYVHPRLLGVPELCHHLAEGWVAWTSFFSNLLVFKRQNPGKFCLLACGVFTFLAVLGQYIPGLLLSYLLLLLILLWPLAVYHRLGQRMYKRLEPALQRLDFSVRGYMICRQREKQLRRRALQQEAVDDGSDSEEELAAFCPKLDDSVVAKELTISDSEHSDAEVSYTENGIFNLSRGQTPLTEGSEDLDGHSDPEESFARDLPDFPSINPEATGLDDEDDTSIGLPSLACRSQAAEDSHLLSEQELGTLPSVQSLTNNIAGFVTRGMIQLALSGAPQPGSSHSEHPQRAVKPFLRAASSDLDTDAEGDDFELLDQSELNQLDPAGSRGQ; translated from the exons atggcggcggcggggcccggCGGGCCCGGGGAGCGGCAGCGCAGGGTGCAGGCACTGAGCGCGGCTCTGCGCGACCGCCTGGGTCCCTACGAGCCGCTGCTGAGCGCCGCGCAGGCTGCGCTGGTGTGGGAGCGGCCGGGCCGCAGCGCGCTGTGGTGGGCGGCAGCGCACGGCCTCTTCTg GTTTTTTGCTCTGACTTCTCTTCGCTTGCTCTTCCTGGTCTCGCTCACCCTTATGGTAGTCGTTTGCTTAGATCAGTGGAAGCACAAAATCTGGCCTGAAATTGGAG TGGCAAGACCTGGCGAGTTAGACAATGAGAG ctggggatATGTCCACCCTCGGCTGCTTGGggtgccagagctctgtcaccatcTGGCTGAAGGATGGGTGGCTTGGACCAGCTTCTTCAGCAACCTCCTCGTTTTCAAGAGACAAAACCCTGGCAAG TTTTGCCTTCTAGCCTGTGGAGTCTTTACTTTCCTGGCTGTCCTGGGCCAGTACAtccctgggctcctgctctCCTACCTGCTGT tgctcctcatcctgctgTGGCCCCTTGCTGTGTACCACAGGCTGGGGCAGCGCATGtacaagaggctggagccagctctgcagcgGCTGGATTTCAGCGTGCGAGGCTACATGATCTGCAGGCAGCGGGAGAAGCAGT tgCGTCGCAGAGCCcttcagcaggaggctgtggatgatgGGAGCGACAGCGAGGAAGAGCTGGCTGCGTTCTGCCCCAAG CTGGATGACTCCGTGGTTGCCAAGGAGTTAACCATCTCCGACTCGGAGCACTCAGACGCGGAAGTTTCCTACACAGAGAACGGAATCTTCAACCTCTCCCGGGGCCAGACCCCACTGACCGAGGGATCTGAAG acctgGATGGGCACAGTGACCCAGAAGAATCTTTTGCCAGGGATCTGCCTGACTTCCCTTCCATAAACCCAGAGGCAACTGGCTTAGACGACGAGGACGACACCAGCATTGggctccccagcctggcctgccgCTCACAAGCAGCAGAAGATTCACACCTCCTGTccgagcaggagctgggcacactgccctCCGTGCAGAGCCTCACCAACAACATTGCAGGCTTTGTCACCAGGGGCATGATCCAGCTGGCACTGTCAGGAGCCCCTCAGCCAGGCTCCTCACACAGCGAGCACCCCCAGAGAGCTGTGAAGCCCttcctgagagcagccagctcGGACTTGGACACGGACGCAGAAGGAGATGACTTTGAACTGCTGGATCAGTCTGAGCTGAACcagctggatcctgctggctcACGTGGCCAGTAA